A single window of Coleofasciculus chthonoplastes PCC 7420 DNA harbors:
- a CDS encoding DUF3067 family protein encodes MTGQELHQILLSKWGRSYDIQLRRTQGKIFVQVMWKYLEQKSFPLSEVEYLERLDAIAHYLHGWGAVPQVQEYIEQTRERPRLGKAVSIPIEMGERASEWMLDDF; translated from the coding sequence ATGACAGGACAAGAGTTGCACCAAATCCTGCTCAGCAAGTGGGGACGCTCTTATGACATCCAGCTTCGGCGGACTCAGGGAAAAATTTTTGTTCAGGTGATGTGGAAGTACCTAGAGCAGAAGTCGTTTCCCTTGTCCGAAGTCGAGTATCTAGAGCGTCTGGACGCCATTGCCCATTATCTCCATGGTTGGGGTGCGGTTCCCCAAGTGCAAGAGTACATCGAGCAAACTCGTGAACGTCCCCGACTGGGGAAAGCCGTGAGCATTCCGATTGAGATGGGGGAACGGGCGTCGGAATGGATGTT
- the petC gene encoding cytochrome b6-f complex iron-sulfur subunit — MAQVSGSPDVPDMGRRQFMNLLTFGTITGTFVGALYPIVKYFIPPSSGGAGGGVTAKDALGNDIQVSEFLSSHNPGDRTLAQGLKGDPTYVVVTEDKAIADYGINAICTHLGCVVPWNASENKFVCPCHGSQYNSQGKVVRGPAPLSLALVHADVTADDTLTFSQWTETDFRTDNDPWWT; from the coding sequence ATGGCTCAAGTGTCTGGCTCCCCAGATGTCCCCGATATGGGGCGTCGTCAATTTATGAACCTCTTGACGTTTGGTACGATTACGGGTACTTTCGTCGGTGCCCTTTATCCAATCGTCAAGTACTTTATTCCCCCATCAAGTGGTGGTGCTGGCGGTGGTGTCACCGCTAAGGATGCTTTGGGCAATGATATCCAGGTTAGCGAATTTTTAAGCAGCCATAACCCAGGCGATCGCACCTTGGCTCAAGGACTCAAAGGCGATCCCACTTATGTAGTCGTGACCGAAGACAAAGCGATCGCGGACTACGGGATCAACGCGATCTGCACTCACCTGGGATGTGTGGTTCCCTGGAATGCCAGTGAGAACAAATTCGTCTGCCCTTGTCATGGTTCTCAGTACAATAGTCAGGGCAAAGTGGTACGCGGACCTGCTCCATTGTCATTAGCCTTGGTTCACGCCGACGTCACCGCAGACGATACCCTGACCTTTTCCCAGTGGACGGAAACCGATTTCCGCACGGATAACGATCCTTGGTGGACTTAA